One genomic region from Microcella humidisoli encodes:
- a CDS encoding ring-cleaving dioxygenase, with protein sequence MTAPTQGLHHVTAIAGDPQKNIDFYITGLGLRLVKKTVNFDDPGTYHLYYGDESGRPGTLMTFFPWRGIQPGRIGAGQSTSTAFSVPAGSLGWWVDHFASVGAEARITSTSSSEERLLVHDPDGLQIELVATHEHDPRDPWDSASVPAEHAIRGQHSSVLTVRDAEQTIALMVNDLGMRVVETEGNRTRLAAGDGMPGALVDVHASNLVQPGLTAGGTVHHIAFRVPDQTTQQLWRDELASKGHRVTEILDRQYFTSIYFREPGGVLFEIATDTPGFDIDEPLLELGRSLKLPPWLEPSREQIEHAVIPISVPDENNPEVAA encoded by the coding sequence ATGACCGCACCCACGCAGGGCCTGCACCACGTCACCGCGATCGCGGGCGACCCCCAGAAGAACATCGACTTCTACATCACCGGCCTCGGCCTGCGGCTCGTGAAGAAGACCGTCAACTTCGACGACCCGGGCACCTACCACCTCTACTACGGCGACGAGTCGGGCCGCCCGGGAACCCTCATGACCTTCTTCCCGTGGCGCGGCATCCAGCCCGGACGCATCGGTGCGGGCCAGTCGACCTCGACGGCCTTCTCGGTGCCCGCGGGCTCGCTCGGCTGGTGGGTCGACCACTTCGCCTCGGTCGGCGCCGAGGCGCGCATCACCTCGACCTCCTCGAGCGAAGAGCGCCTGCTCGTGCACGACCCCGACGGCCTGCAGATCGAGCTCGTCGCGACGCACGAGCACGACCCGCGCGACCCGTGGGACTCGGCGAGCGTGCCCGCCGAGCACGCCATCCGCGGCCAGCACTCGAGTGTGCTCACCGTGCGCGACGCCGAGCAGACGATCGCCCTCATGGTCAATGACCTGGGGATGCGCGTGGTCGAGACCGAGGGCAACCGCACCCGGCTCGCCGCGGGCGACGGCATGCCCGGCGCCCTCGTCGACGTGCACGCCTCGAACCTCGTGCAGCCGGGCCTCACCGCCGGTGGCACCGTGCACCACATCGCCTTCCGGGTGCCCGACCAGACCACGCAGCAGCTGTGGCGCGACGAGCTCGCGAGCAAGGGTCACCGCGTCACCGAGATCCTCGACCGCCAGTACTTCACGAGCATCTACTTCCGCGAGCCGGGCGGCGTGCTCTTCGAGATCGCGACCGACACCCCCGGCTTCGACATCGACGAGCCCCTGCTCGAGCTCGGTCGCTCGCTCAAGCTGCCGCCGTGGCTCGAGCCCTCGCGCGAGCAGATCGAGCACGCCGTGATCCCGATCTCGGTGCCCGACGAGAACAACCCCGAGGTCGCCGCATGA
- a CDS encoding AAA family ATPase, translating to MLRTLAVENYRSIQHLIVELSPLTVVTGANGSGKSNLYRALRLLSEVVREGALRSLAAEGGLRSALHAGDRRGRDAVALRLGFAADELSYAIDLGLPQPGVSPFPLDPEVKSEVVWAGETLRPSTTAADRRSLRVRVRGASGTLEIAPWSVHPTESMLATLADPDSAPELFALRERARGWRFFDALRTDPDASARRPGPATFTPVLSGDGGTLPGALATLLRVGNAEALQRAIGDAFDGARAVVEEDDRGIARVGLQQPGISRSFEAAELSDGTLRFLLLATVLLAPRPPGLLVLNEPEASLHPRLLPALAGLIALAAQQTQVVVVSHADGLVRALRDDAGVIELERAGAATTVRGQLPLEGPAWTWPSRT from the coding sequence ATGCTGCGCACCCTGGCCGTCGAGAACTATCGGTCGATCCAGCACCTCATCGTCGAGCTGTCGCCGCTCACCGTGGTGACGGGTGCCAACGGCAGCGGCAAGTCGAACCTCTACCGCGCGCTGCGACTGCTCTCAGAGGTGGTGCGCGAGGGGGCTCTGCGCTCTCTGGCCGCCGAAGGCGGGCTGCGCAGCGCCCTGCACGCGGGTGATCGCCGCGGCCGCGACGCCGTTGCGCTGCGGCTCGGGTTCGCCGCCGATGAGCTGTCGTACGCCATCGACCTGGGGCTTCCGCAGCCCGGCGTCAGCCCCTTCCCCCTCGACCCCGAGGTGAAGAGCGAGGTCGTCTGGGCGGGCGAGACGCTGCGGCCCTCGACCACCGCCGCCGACCGCCGGTCTCTTCGGGTTCGCGTGCGCGGGGCATCCGGCACCCTCGAGATCGCGCCGTGGAGCGTGCACCCCACCGAATCGATGCTCGCGACGCTGGCCGACCCCGACTCGGCACCCGAGCTCTTCGCGCTACGGGAGCGGGCGCGCGGCTGGCGGTTCTTCGATGCGCTGCGCACGGACCCGGATGCTTCCGCCCGGCGCCCCGGCCCGGCGACCTTCACGCCGGTGCTCTCGGGCGACGGCGGCACGCTGCCGGGCGCCCTGGCGACTCTGCTGCGGGTCGGCAACGCGGAGGCGCTGCAGCGCGCCATCGGCGATGCCTTCGACGGGGCCCGGGCTGTCGTCGAGGAAGACGATCGGGGGATCGCCCGCGTCGGTCTGCAGCAGCCGGGCATCTCCCGCTCGTTCGAGGCCGCGGAGTTGAGCGATGGCACGCTGCGGTTCCTGCTGCTCGCGACGGTGCTGCTCGCACCGCGCCCTCCCGGGTTGCTCGTGCTCAACGAGCCCGAGGCGAGCCTGCACCCTCGGCTGCTGCCGGCGCTCGCCGGACTCATCGCCCTTGCCGCCCAGCAGACGCAGGTCGTCGTGGTCTCGCACGCGGACGGGCTTGTGCGGGCGCTGCGCGACGACGCCGGGGTCATCGAGCTCGAACGCGCGGGCGCGGCGACGACCGTGCGCGGCCAGCTGCCGCTCGAGGGTCCGGCCTGGACCTGGCCGAGCCGCACGTGA
- a CDS encoding amidohydrolase, translated as MCLACDWAEYVKKQDAREAWITRRPSSDDPARLDGRPDALARASGEHIVFRNGVVYTAVAGASIESAVVIDHGEIIYVGDDEGASAFEDSSARVVDLDGRMLLPGFVEAHIHPIVGSTITRGVDLQFDTLDETLAALRSYKDEIGAVDIVRGFGWRYTAFPPTGPVKADLDAIWPDTPVVLFAIDGHSAWANSRALELAGVTRDAPDPNPGFSFFQRDESGEPTGWLVEVAAIFSVLMPIAPYTGEYIVDALADWMPKASAAGITSLFDAGIILIPEEEGFEIYSDFERRGALPFRLVGSFYHFDPAVDPVPIITGLRDRFATELVSARVLKINIDGGDAQRTAAMLEPYSDDPSTSGDTILPIDVLNETVLRADLEGLDLHFHSFGDRGIRVTLDALEKAISANPPRDRRHTMAHLVVVNDADLPRFAELGVIGQFTSQWAVPDAFWNGVTRERWGDERANSTYRFGTHLRTGARLTLGTDWPAASHYSTYEPLKAIQIAVTRQELGREDSTEPLTPADERITLDEALRANTIDAAFQLRLDDTVGTIEVGKRADLIVLDKNLFDLPPAQISSARVVLTLMDGVIRHQEL; from the coding sequence ATGTGCCTCGCATGTGATTGGGCCGAGTACGTCAAGAAGCAAGATGCACGCGAGGCGTGGATCACGAGACGGCCGTCGTCCGACGACCCGGCGCGTCTCGACGGACGACCGGACGCGCTCGCCCGCGCCTCGGGCGAGCACATCGTCTTCAGGAACGGGGTGGTCTATACCGCGGTCGCGGGAGCATCGATCGAGAGTGCCGTCGTCATCGATCACGGCGAGATCATCTACGTCGGCGATGACGAAGGCGCTTCGGCCTTCGAAGACTCCAGCGCACGCGTGGTCGATCTCGACGGCCGGATGCTCCTGCCCGGCTTCGTCGAAGCGCACATCCACCCCATCGTCGGCAGCACCATCACACGTGGCGTTGATCTGCAGTTCGACACGCTCGACGAGACCCTCGCGGCGCTGCGGTCGTACAAGGACGAGATCGGCGCCGTCGACATCGTGCGCGGCTTCGGGTGGCGCTATACCGCCTTTCCTCCGACCGGACCCGTCAAGGCCGATCTCGATGCAATCTGGCCCGACACACCGGTCGTGCTCTTTGCGATCGATGGCCACTCGGCGTGGGCTAACTCGCGCGCGCTCGAGCTCGCGGGCGTGACGCGTGACGCACCCGACCCCAACCCGGGCTTCAGCTTCTTCCAGCGCGACGAGTCGGGTGAACCGACCGGCTGGCTCGTCGAAGTCGCCGCCATCTTCAGTGTGCTGATGCCGATCGCCCCCTACACCGGTGAGTACATCGTGGATGCTCTCGCCGACTGGATGCCGAAGGCCTCGGCAGCGGGCATCACCAGCCTGTTCGACGCGGGAATCATCCTGATTCCTGAAGAAGAGGGGTTTGAGATCTACAGCGACTTCGAGCGGCGCGGGGCCCTGCCCTTCCGGCTCGTCGGGTCGTTCTACCATTTCGATCCCGCGGTCGACCCGGTGCCGATCATCACGGGACTGCGCGATCGTTTCGCCACCGAGCTCGTCAGCGCACGCGTGCTCAAGATCAACATCGATGGCGGAGACGCGCAACGTACCGCCGCAATGCTCGAGCCCTACAGCGATGACCCCTCAACCTCCGGAGACACGATCCTGCCGATCGACGTGCTCAACGAGACCGTCCTCCGTGCCGATCTCGAGGGTCTCGATCTGCACTTCCACTCATTCGGCGACCGCGGCATCCGTGTGACCCTCGACGCGCTCGAGAAGGCGATCTCGGCCAACCCTCCTCGCGACCGCCGCCACACGATGGCGCACCTCGTCGTCGTCAATGACGCCGATCTGCCTCGGTTCGCCGAGCTCGGCGTCATCGGGCAATTCACCTCGCAGTGGGCCGTTCCGGATGCGTTCTGGAATGGTGTGACTCGGGAGCGATGGGGAGACGAGCGGGCGAACTCGACGTACCGCTTCGGCACGCACCTGCGCACTGGTGCGCGGCTCACGCTCGGTACTGACTGGCCGGCCGCCAGTCACTACAGCACCTACGAGCCGCTCAAAGCGATCCAGATCGCGGTGACGCGTCAAGAACTCGGACGGGAAGACTCCACCGAGCCGCTCACGCCTGCCGACGAGCGCATCACGCTCGACGAGGCCCTCCGTGCGAACACCATCGACGCCGCATTCCAACTGAGGCTCGACGACACGGTGGGCACGATCGAGGTCGGCAAGCGGGCCGACCTCATCGTGCTGGACAAGAACCTGTTCGATCTCCCGCCCGCGCAGATCAGCTCAGCACGAGTCGTGCTGACCCTCATGGATGGGGTTATTCGGCACCAAGAGCTCTAG
- a CDS encoding cytochrome c biogenesis CcdA family protein — protein sequence MGEIVLSGNLLLALPIALAAGFLAFASPCVLPLVPGYLAYIGGVTSSAELEQKRGRLLLGVALFVLGFSVVFVGFSIVFATAGLLLLPWIDLITRIAGVIVMLMGLVFIGQVSFLQRSLAPRIQVATGLGGAPLLGIVFGLGWAPCIGPTLIAVNALVLNEGDVARAAAIGFAYCLGLGIPFLLVALGFRWVAGATDWLKRNIRVINIIGGALLILIGLAMVTGLWQQFVSSLQAVIGGTVTPL from the coding sequence ATCGGCGAGATCGTGCTGAGCGGCAACCTCCTGCTCGCCCTGCCGATCGCGCTCGCGGCCGGGTTCCTCGCCTTCGCCTCGCCGTGCGTCCTGCCGCTCGTGCCCGGCTACCTCGCCTACATCGGCGGCGTGACGAGCAGTGCCGAGCTCGAGCAGAAGCGCGGTCGGCTGCTGCTCGGCGTCGCGCTCTTCGTGCTCGGCTTCAGCGTCGTGTTCGTCGGCTTCTCGATCGTCTTCGCGACCGCGGGTCTGCTGCTGCTGCCGTGGATCGACCTCATCACGCGCATCGCCGGCGTCATCGTCATGCTCATGGGACTCGTCTTCATCGGGCAGGTGTCGTTTCTGCAGCGCTCGCTCGCGCCGCGCATCCAGGTCGCCACGGGACTCGGCGGTGCCCCCCTGCTCGGCATCGTGTTCGGGCTCGGCTGGGCGCCCTGCATCGGCCCCACCCTCATCGCCGTCAACGCGCTCGTGCTGAACGAGGGCGATGTCGCGCGCGCGGCGGCCATCGGTTTCGCGTACTGCCTCGGCTTGGGCATTCCGTTCCTGCTCGTCGCCCTCGGCTTCCGCTGGGTGGCGGGCGCGACCGACTGGCTCAAGCGCAACATCCGCGTCATCAACATCATCGGCGGCGCGCTGCTGATCCTCATCGGCCTCGCGATGGTGACGGGTCTCTGGCAGCAGTTCGTCTCGAGCCTCCAGGCGGTGATCGGTGGAACCGTTACGCCCCTCTGA
- a CDS encoding histidine phosphatase family protein, producing MPADLVHLVRHGEVHNPAHVLYGRLEGFGLSDLGHRMAAAAVTGLAGHPVTALYASPLQRAQESAAPWAEAFGLDIRTDERLIEPTNRFEGKRMDGRTIADPRNWHLLRNPRLPSWGEPFADVAARMLAAMNEARETVDAGEVVMVSHQLPIWMAHRALAGEPLHHDPRKRRCSLSSVTSFTWAEGRFAETGYQERGAELLNEATDLGAV from the coding sequence ATGCCCGCCGACCTCGTTCATCTCGTGCGCCACGGCGAGGTGCACAACCCCGCGCACGTGCTCTACGGGCGGCTCGAGGGGTTCGGGCTCAGCGACCTCGGGCATCGCATGGCCGCCGCGGCCGTCACGGGTCTGGCCGGGCATCCGGTGACCGCCCTCTACGCCAGCCCCCTGCAGCGCGCGCAGGAATCGGCGGCACCGTGGGCCGAGGCGTTCGGCCTCGACATCCGCACCGACGAGCGCCTCATCGAGCCGACCAATCGCTTCGAGGGCAAGCGCATGGACGGCCGCACGATCGCCGACCCGCGCAACTGGCACCTGCTGCGCAATCCCCGCCTACCGAGCTGGGGCGAGCCCTTCGCCGACGTCGCGGCACGGATGCTCGCCGCGATGAACGAGGCGCGCGAGACCGTCGACGCGGGTGAGGTCGTCATGGTCAGCCACCAGTTGCCGATCTGGATGGCGCACCGCGCGCTTGCCGGCGAGCCGCTGCACCACGACCCGCGCAAGCGCCGGTGCTCGCTCTCGAGCGTCACGAGCTTCACGTGGGCCGAGGGCCGCTTCGCTGAGACCGGCTATCAGGAGCGCGGCGCAGAATTGCTCAACGAGGCCACCGACCTAGGAGCAGTGTGA
- a CDS encoding TlpA family protein disulfide reductase has protein sequence MSTRVRRSTVIALALVSAAVLSGCTANDDLAELYRSGNGQGYISGDGAYTVIAEADRGEPIEFTGVIENGDTVSSDDYRGEVLVVNFWYAGCPPCRLEAPDLEALAQQFAADGVSFLGVNIYDQAPTALSFAEEFGVTYPSILDVNDGAVRLAFAGQVAPTAVPTTLVLDQEGRVAARIAGLVSEPSVLRSMISDTLAEAS, from the coding sequence GTGAGCACCCGCGTACGCCGCAGCACCGTCATCGCGCTCGCCCTCGTGAGCGCCGCCGTGCTGTCGGGCTGCACCGCCAACGACGACCTCGCCGAGCTGTACCGCTCGGGCAACGGTCAGGGCTACATCTCGGGCGACGGCGCGTACACGGTCATCGCCGAGGCCGACCGGGGCGAGCCCATCGAGTTCACCGGGGTCATCGAGAACGGCGACACGGTCTCGAGCGACGACTACCGCGGCGAGGTGCTCGTCGTGAACTTCTGGTACGCCGGATGCCCGCCCTGCCGGCTCGAGGCCCCCGACCTCGAAGCGCTCGCGCAGCAGTTCGCCGCCGATGGCGTGAGCTTCCTGGGCGTCAACATCTACGACCAGGCGCCGACCGCGCTGTCGTTCGCCGAGGAGTTCGGCGTGACCTATCCGTCGATCCTCGACGTCAACGATGGCGCCGTGCGTCTCGCGTTCGCCGGTCAGGTGGCGCCCACGGCCGTGCCCACGACGCTCGTGCTCGACCAGGAGGGGCGCGTCGCCGCCCGCATCGCCGGACTCGTGAGCGAGCCGAGCGTGCTGCGCTCGATGATCAGCGACACTCTGGCCGAAGCGTCGTGA
- a CDS encoding RraA family protein: MTDPAPTAALADACVRLGVPLRLGPASLRPIAPHAPVAGPAMPVTHAGSVDVFLEAIDDAPPGAVLVVDNGGRDDEACVGDLVALEAREAGLAGLVVWGRHRDTAQIVEMGIPLHSRGALPAGPRRVPPAGRAMRSAWLDGVEVTADDVIAADDDGVLVIAASAWPQVAEAARQIQAIELAQAERMRGGESLRAQLDFAAYRARQAAEPDLSLRRYLAERGGAIEV; the protein is encoded by the coding sequence ATGACCGACCCCGCGCCCACTGCCGCTCTCGCCGACGCCTGCGTGCGGCTCGGGGTTCCGCTGCGCCTCGGCCCGGCCTCGCTGCGGCCGATCGCGCCGCACGCGCCCGTCGCCGGGCCGGCGATGCCCGTGACACACGCGGGCAGCGTCGACGTCTTCCTCGAGGCGATCGACGACGCTCCACCGGGCGCCGTGCTCGTGGTCGACAACGGCGGGCGCGATGACGAGGCCTGCGTGGGCGACCTCGTCGCGCTCGAGGCACGCGAGGCGGGGCTCGCCGGGCTCGTCGTGTGGGGCCGGCACCGCGACACGGCGCAGATCGTCGAGATGGGCATCCCGCTGCACAGCCGGGGGGCGTTGCCGGCCGGACCGCGCCGCGTGCCCCCGGCCGGCCGCGCCATGCGCTCGGCGTGGCTCGACGGGGTCGAAGTGACGGCTGACGACGTGATCGCGGCCGACGACGACGGCGTGCTCGTGATCGCCGCGTCCGCGTGGCCGCAGGTGGCCGAGGCCGCGCGGCAGATTCAGGCGATCGAGCTCGCGCAGGCCGAGCGCATGCGCGGCGGCGAGAGCCTGCGGGCGCAGCTCGACTTCGCGGCGTACCGCGCGCGACAAGCGGCCGAGCCCGACCTCAGCCTGCGGCGCTACCTCGCCGAGCGCGGCGGCGCGATCGAGGTCTGA
- the aspS gene encoding aspartate--tRNA(Asn) ligase: MTRTVIAHLAPLPDGPVTVAGWVETVRDQKKVQFVILRDESGAVQLVNPATRDLEEGASAEELAAAALTETIGGLAHGTMVRITGELKHDERVKLGGIEVKIAALEVVSEALPETPIADDSSLDKRLDWRFLDLRRPEASLIFKIQTTFEHALRSWWVERDFIEIHTPKLMASASESRAELFEMEYFETKAYLAQSPQFFKQMAQPAGFGKVFEIAPAFRADPSFTSRHATEFTSIDAEVSWIDSHEDVMAMHEQLLVAGFTAVVEKHGAAIEAAFGVEVSVPTMPFPRIPLAEARQIVADGGYEIPRADGDLDPEGERRLSAWVKANHGSDFVFVTDYATGIRPFYHMRREGDPSITNSYDLLYNGTEISTGAQREHRVDVLIAQAKEKGLEPEELEFYLDFFRYGVPPHGGFGMGLARVLMLMLGLGSIRETTYLFRGPTRLLP, from the coding sequence ATGACTCGCACCGTGATCGCGCACCTCGCCCCCCTGCCCGACGGCCCCGTGACCGTCGCCGGATGGGTCGAGACGGTGCGCGATCAGAAGAAGGTGCAGTTCGTCATCCTGCGCGACGAGTCGGGGGCCGTGCAGCTCGTGAACCCGGCGACGCGCGACCTCGAGGAGGGCGCCTCGGCCGAGGAGCTCGCCGCCGCCGCGCTCACCGAGACGATCGGCGGGCTCGCCCACGGCACGATGGTGCGCATCACCGGCGAGCTCAAGCACGACGAGCGCGTCAAGCTGGGCGGCATCGAGGTGAAGATCGCCGCGCTCGAGGTCGTGAGCGAGGCCCTGCCCGAGACCCCCATCGCCGACGACTCGAGCCTCGACAAGCGTCTCGACTGGCGCTTCCTCGACCTGCGGCGCCCCGAGGCCTCGCTCATCTTCAAGATCCAGACCACCTTCGAGCATGCGCTGCGCAGCTGGTGGGTCGAGCGCGACTTCATCGAGATCCACACGCCCAAGCTCATGGCGAGCGCGTCGGAGAGCCGTGCCGAGCTCTTCGAGATGGAGTACTTCGAGACGAAGGCCTACCTCGCTCAGAGCCCGCAGTTCTTCAAGCAGATGGCGCAGCCGGCCGGCTTCGGCAAGGTCTTCGAGATCGCGCCCGCGTTCCGCGCCGACCCGTCGTTCACCTCGCGCCACGCTACCGAGTTCACGTCGATCGACGCCGAGGTCAGCTGGATCGACTCGCACGAGGACGTCATGGCGATGCACGAGCAGCTCCTGGTTGCCGGGTTCACCGCTGTCGTCGAGAAGCACGGTGCCGCGATCGAGGCCGCGTTCGGGGTCGAGGTGAGCGTGCCCACGATGCCGTTCCCCCGCATCCCGCTCGCCGAGGCGCGCCAGATCGTCGCCGACGGCGGCTACGAGATCCCCCGCGCCGACGGCGATCTCGACCCCGAGGGCGAGCGCCGCCTGAGCGCCTGGGTGAAGGCCAACCACGGCAGCGACTTCGTGTTCGTCACCGACTACGCCACGGGCATCCGGCCGTTCTACCACATGCGCCGTGAGGGCGACCCGAGCATCACGAACAGCTACGACCTGCTCTACAACGGCACCGAGATCTCGACCGGCGCGCAGCGCGAGCACCGCGTCGACGTGCTCATCGCGCAGGCGAAGGAGAAGGGCCTCGAGCCGGAGGAGCTCGAGTTCTACCTCGACTTCTTCCGCTACGGCGTGCCGCCGCACGGCGGTTTCGGGATGGGACTCGCGCGCGTGCTCATGCTCATGCTGGGGCTCGGCTCGATCCGCGAGACGACGTACCTGTTCCGCGGACCGACCCGCCTGCTGCCGTAG
- a CDS encoding glutathione peroxidase, which translates to MTTLVDAPLTMLDGRATTFGEFAGKVVLVVNVASRCGLAPQYADLEQLQKTYGDRGFTVLGVPSNQFLQELSSEEKIAEYCSTTWGVTFPMTEKAKVNGKKRHPLYAELVQAPDAHGMAGPVTWNFEKFLVLPSGEVHRFRPNVKPDAPEIVALIEANLPS; encoded by the coding sequence ATGACGACGCTCGTGGATGCCCCGCTCACCATGCTCGACGGCCGGGCGACCACGTTCGGCGAGTTCGCCGGCAAGGTCGTACTCGTCGTCAACGTGGCATCGCGCTGCGGGCTCGCTCCGCAGTACGCCGACCTCGAGCAGCTGCAGAAGACCTACGGCGACCGCGGCTTCACCGTGCTCGGCGTGCCCTCGAACCAGTTCCTGCAAGAACTGTCGAGCGAGGAGAAGATCGCCGAGTACTGCAGCACGACGTGGGGCGTCACGTTCCCGATGACCGAGAAGGCGAAGGTCAACGGCAAGAAGCGGCACCCGCTCTACGCTGAGCTCGTGCAGGCGCCCGATGCGCACGGCATGGCCGGCCCCGTCACGTGGAACTTCGAGAAGTTCCTCGTGCTGCCGAGCGGCGAGGTGCACCGCTTCCGTCCCAACGTGAAGCCCGATGCGCCCGAGATCGTGGCGCTCATCGAAGCGAACCTGCCGAGCTGA
- a CDS encoding alpha/beta hydrolase yields MTGSTVALPEGGLAAWPHVFVPGEPGAPVLLTLHGTGGTETEITALATPLDPRASVLSPRGRVREGGASRWFRRMGEGVFDVDDVIVRAGELAAFITAAREEYALADAPLTAVGFSNGANIALATALLHPGVLTRVVAFSGMYPFGDRDPIGDATGVELLLLNGTGDPMAPAGSVDVLERTATQHGASVTRISRPGGHGIDSTELQAAQEWLAR; encoded by the coding sequence ATGACCGGCAGCACCGTCGCCCTGCCCGAAGGCGGGCTCGCGGCCTGGCCCCACGTGTTCGTGCCCGGCGAGCCGGGCGCACCCGTGCTGCTGACGCTGCACGGCACGGGCGGAACCGAGACCGAGATCACCGCCCTCGCCACCCCCCTCGACCCCCGCGCGTCGGTGCTCTCGCCGCGCGGGCGGGTGCGCGAGGGCGGTGCATCCCGCTGGTTCCGTCGCATGGGCGAGGGTGTCTTCGACGTCGATGACGTGATCGTGCGTGCGGGCGAGCTCGCCGCGTTCATCACGGCGGCGCGCGAGGAGTACGCGCTGGCGGATGCTCCGCTCACCGCCGTCGGATTCAGCAACGGCGCCAACATCGCCCTCGCGACCGCCCTGCTCCACCCGGGCGTGCTCACCCGAGTGGTGGCGTTCTCGGGCATGTACCCCTTCGGCGACCGCGACCCGATTGGCGATGCGACTGGGGTGGAGCTGCTGCTGCTCAACGGCACCGGCGACCCCATGGCCCCCGCCGGCAGTGTCGACGTGCTCGAGCGCACGGCGACGCAGCACGGGGCATCCGTGACCCGCATCAGCCGACCCGGCGGCCACGGCATCGACAGCACCGAGCTGCAGGCCGCACAGGAGTGGTTGGCCCGCTGA
- a CDS encoding YegP family protein: MKFEIVKGKSEKQPYFWRIVSSNGQTLAVSENYVQKSSAKSAVESVMKNAAGATVVDLT, encoded by the coding sequence ATGAAGTTCGAGATCGTCAAGGGCAAGAGCGAGAAGCAGCCGTACTTCTGGCGCATCGTGTCGAGCAACGGCCAGACGCTCGCGGTGAGCGAGAACTACGTACAGAAGTCGTCGGCGAAGAGCGCCGTCGAGTCGGTCATGAAGAACGCCGCGGGTGCGACGGTCGTCGACCTGACCTAG